The genomic DNA GGACTCCCGCAGCGCGCGCAGGGTTTCCTGGGTGAGCTCGAGCTCCACCCGCCCGGCGTGGGCCCGGATGCCCCGGCGGCGCTGCTGGCGCACCAGCTCCTGCAAGGCCCGCTCAATGGCCTCGCGTTTGGTGCGTACCCCTAGCACCTGGCGGGCCTCTTCTAGCAGGGCTTCGTCAATTTCGATGGTCATGCGGGGCATGGTGTCCTGAGTATACACGCTCTTGGGTGCATTTAAGTGTGCTTCAAAGTCGGATGTAACAGTCAAGACCCCAACCACCCTGTGATCCGCTTATGGGTGAGCATCTACAGTGGGCTGGATGGCAGAATGATGGCCTGGGTCAACGTCCTGGGGATT from Meiothermus cerbereus DSM 11376 includes the following:
- a CDS encoding type II toxin-antitoxin system VapB family antitoxin, with protein sequence MPRMTIEIDEALLEEARQVLGVRTKREAIERALQELVRQQRRRGIRAHAGRVELELTQETLRALRESR